The proteins below are encoded in one region of Pseudomonas putida NBRC 14164:
- a CDS encoding FAD-dependent oxidoreductase, producing the protein MPFALLKYGLSADYPVEVDLPPPCELKPRYDVVIIGGGGHGLAIAYYLAKYHGVTNVAVLEKAYLGGGNTARNTAVIRSNYLTSEGVRFYAESVRMFQNLSNEFDFNIMYSERGQLTLAHTDATVRAFRQRAEVNKHFGGRTEMIDRQQIRELVPSLNLDPGHLPVLAGLWHIDGATARHDAVAWGYAKQAAKRGVEIHQLTEVQDLLIRNGRIEAVKTNRGTVQCGCVVQAVAGASSLLMAKAGIRAPIHTYPLQAMVTQPFKPFLDPLVSSSALHCYVQQTSRGEIVFGGGSDPYPLYNTRSTLDLKESLLAHAIEMFPFMANAKLMRQWAGMTDMTPDYSPIMGLSPVHNYYLDAGWGTWGFKATPICGKTMAELVASGGKVPEMIAPFALERFSRFQQVNEMGATAASH; encoded by the coding sequence ATGCCTTTCGCCCTGCTGAAATACGGCCTGAGTGCCGACTACCCGGTGGAGGTCGACCTGCCGCCACCGTGCGAACTCAAGCCTCGTTATGACGTGGTGATCATTGGCGGCGGCGGCCATGGCCTGGCCATCGCCTACTACCTGGCCAAGTACCACGGCGTGACCAACGTCGCCGTGCTGGAAAAGGCCTACCTGGGAGGCGGAAACACCGCACGCAACACCGCGGTTATCCGCTCCAACTACCTCACCAGCGAGGGTGTGCGCTTTTACGCAGAATCGGTGCGCATGTTCCAGAACCTGTCCAACGAGTTCGACTTCAACATCATGTATTCCGAGCGCGGCCAGCTCACCCTGGCGCACACCGATGCCACCGTGCGCGCCTTCCGCCAGCGTGCCGAGGTCAACAAGCACTTTGGCGGGCGCACCGAAATGATCGACCGCCAACAGATTCGCGAACTGGTGCCCAGCCTCAACCTCGACCCTGGCCACCTGCCGGTGCTGGCAGGCCTGTGGCACATCGACGGTGCCACTGCACGCCATGACGCAGTGGCCTGGGGCTACGCCAAACAGGCGGCCAAGCGCGGCGTGGAAATCCACCAGCTGACCGAAGTACAGGACCTGCTGATTCGCAATGGCCGCATCGAAGCGGTGAAGACCAACCGTGGCACGGTGCAGTGCGGCTGCGTGGTCCAGGCCGTGGCCGGCGCCAGTTCGCTGCTGATGGCCAAGGCAGGCATCCGTGCGCCGATTCACACCTACCCGCTGCAGGCCATGGTCACCCAACCGTTCAAGCCATTTCTCGATCCGCTGGTCAGCTCGTCGGCGCTGCATTGTTATGTGCAACAGACCAGCCGTGGGGAAATCGTCTTTGGCGGCGGCTCCGACCCGTACCCGCTGTACAACACCCGCTCCACCCTCGACCTCAAGGAAAGCCTGCTGGCCCACGCCATCGAGATGTTCCCGTTCATGGCCAACGCCAAGCTGATGCGCCAGTGGGCCGGGATGACCGACATGACCCCGGATTACAGCCCGATCATGGGCCTGTCGCCAGTGCACAACTACTACCTGGATGCCGGCTGGGGAACCTGGGGCTTCAAGGCCACGCCCATCTGCGGCAAGACCATGGCCGAGCTGGTGGCCAGCGGCGGCAAGGTACCCGAAATGATCGCCCCCTTCGCCCTGGAGCGCTTCAGCCGCTTCCAGCAAGTCAACGAAATGGGCGCCACTGCGGCCAGCCACTAG
- the folD gene encoding bifunctional methylenetetrahydrofolate dehydrogenase/methenyltetrahydrofolate cyclohydrolase FolD, translating into MSALPSVKLIDGKATAARVLAEVRAQVQELRQGGVQPGLAVVLVGADAASQVYVRNKVLRAEEVGIRSLEHRLPADTTQAHLLTLIDRLNRDPEVNGILVQLPLPAHIDEHFVLQAISPLKDVDGFHSENVGGLAQGRDVLTPCTPNGCMRLLRDACGELRGKHAVVVGRSNIVGKPMAALLLQADCTVTVVHSRSRDLPALCRQADILVAAVGKPRLIGADWLKPGAVVIDVGINRVDDGGHSRLVGDVDFAAALPQVAGITPVPGGVGPMTIAYLMKNTLLALDLQQQAAHQERTACLSPC; encoded by the coding sequence ATGAGCGCCCTTCCCAGCGTCAAGCTGATCGACGGCAAGGCCACCGCCGCGCGGGTGCTGGCCGAAGTGCGCGCGCAGGTGCAGGAACTGCGCCAAGGCGGCGTGCAACCAGGCCTGGCCGTGGTGCTGGTGGGCGCCGATGCCGCCAGCCAGGTGTACGTACGCAACAAGGTGCTGCGCGCCGAAGAGGTGGGCATCCGCTCGTTGGAACATCGCCTGCCCGCCGACACCACCCAGGCCCACCTGCTGACCTTGATCGACCGCCTTAACCGCGACCCGGAGGTAAACGGCATCCTCGTGCAACTGCCGTTGCCCGCGCACATCGACGAGCACTTTGTTTTGCAAGCCATCAGCCCGCTCAAGGACGTGGACGGCTTCCACAGCGAGAACGTTGGTGGCCTGGCCCAGGGCCGCGATGTGCTCACCCCGTGCACCCCCAACGGTTGCATGCGCCTGCTGCGCGACGCCTGTGGCGAGCTGCGCGGCAAGCATGCGGTGGTGGTCGGCCGCTCGAACATTGTCGGCAAGCCCATGGCTGCCCTGCTGCTGCAGGCCGACTGCACGGTGACCGTGGTGCACTCGCGCAGCCGCGACCTGCCGGCGCTGTGCCGCCAGGCCGACATCCTGGTGGCCGCAGTGGGCAAACCTCGGCTGATAGGCGCCGACTGGCTCAAGCCCGGCGCGGTGGTGATCGACGTCGGCATCAACCGCGTCGATGACGGCGGCCACAGCCGCCTGGTCGGTGATGTCGACTTCGCCGCTGCCCTGCCCCAGGTCGCCGGCATTACTCCGGTGCCCGGTGGCGTCGGCCCGATGACCATCGCCTACCTGATGAAAAACACCCTGCTCGCCCTCGACCTGCAGCAACAGGCCGCCCACCAGGAGCGCACCGCATGCCTTTCGCCCTGCTGA
- the purU gene encoding formyltetrahydrofolate deformylase produces the protein MHPAPDHFILRVSCPAVSGIVAAVTTYLAEHGCYISEMAQFDDEDNGRFFMRAVFRFNTGISGDTPQLEAGFTDVAQRFDMQWSLHSSARPMRVLLMVSKFDHCLSDLLYRHAKGELDMHITAVVSNHLDLRPMAERQGIRFVYLPVSKDTKAEQEAALLRIVEDTGTELVVLARYMQILSDDLCRQLSGRAINIHHSFLPGFKGAKPYHQAYQRGVKLIGATAHYVTSDLDEGPIIEQEVQRVDHAYAPDDLVAIGRDTETIALSRAVKYHLEHRVFLNHDRTVIFK, from the coding sequence ATGCACCCCGCTCCCGATCACTTCATCCTGCGCGTCAGCTGCCCGGCCGTGTCTGGCATCGTCGCCGCGGTGACCACCTACCTGGCCGAGCACGGTTGCTACATCAGCGAGATGGCGCAGTTCGACGACGAGGACAATGGGCGCTTCTTCATGCGCGCCGTGTTCCGCTTCAACACCGGTATCAGCGGTGACACGCCGCAGCTGGAGGCCGGCTTTACCGACGTGGCCCAGCGCTTCGACATGCAATGGAGCCTGCACAGCAGCGCCCGGCCCATGCGTGTGCTGCTGATGGTGAGCAAGTTCGACCACTGCCTGTCCGACCTGCTGTACCGCCACGCCAAGGGCGAGCTGGACATGCACATCACCGCCGTGGTTTCCAACCACCTGGACCTGCGCCCGATGGCCGAGCGCCAGGGCATTCGCTTCGTCTACCTGCCGGTGAGCAAAGACACCAAGGCCGAACAGGAAGCCGCGCTGCTGCGCATCGTCGAGGACACCGGCACCGAACTGGTGGTGCTGGCGCGCTACATGCAAATCCTCTCCGATGACCTGTGCCGCCAGCTGTCGGGCCGGGCGATCAACATCCATCACTCGTTCCTGCCCGGTTTCAAAGGGGCCAAGCCCTACCACCAGGCCTACCAGCGCGGGGTCAAGCTGATCGGCGCCACCGCCCACTATGTGACCAGCGACCTGGACGAGGGCCCGATCATCGAGCAGGAAGTGCAGCGCGTTGACCACGCCTACGCGCCAGACGACCTGGTGGCCATCGGCCGCGACACCGAGACCATCGCCCTGTCCCGCGCCGTGAAATACCACCTGGAACACCGGGTGTTCCTTAACCACGACCGCACGGTGATCTTCAAATGA
- a CDS encoding MbtH family protein: MTSVFDRDDIQFQVVVNHEEQYSIWPDYKAIPNGWRAVGKSGLKKDCLAYIDEVWTDMRPLSLRQKMAEAATQ; the protein is encoded by the coding sequence ATGACTTCCGTTTTCGACCGCGACGATATTCAGTTCCAGGTAGTGGTCAACCACGAAGAGCAGTACTCGATCTGGCCGGACTACAAGGCCATCCCCAACGGCTGGCGTGCCGTGGGCAAGAGTGGTTTGAAAAAGGACTGCCTGGCCTACATCGACGAGGTGTGGACCGACATGCGCCCGCTGAGCCTGCGTCAGAAAATGGCCGAAGCCGCTACTCAGTGA